In one window of Coleofasciculaceae cyanobacterium DNA:
- a CDS encoding DUF3120 domain-containing protein, whose product MTSSSSSDCSSATTPNILSLTLQQSQERKAWRVFFTASFLVSVPVFFQAPIVRLFPKVSLLLTLFWVGLGWYLWERPQSRWWGDIILGFSWSWLAGSIYWGWLRSEPLIHLPIESIGLPFALWCIWRGWGKIGNFFYLGSLLGTAITDLYFYLVEVIPYWRELMTVDLDPALASPIFKAALTQVQTFWGISWAIVLVNILLAVSWWSLKKTELHWWAFAGAVLSTILVDSLFWIAAYFA is encoded by the coding sequence GTGACATCTTCTTCAAGTTCCGACTGCTCTTCAGCGACGACCCCCAACATTCTCAGTTTGACTCTGCAACAAAGCCAAGAGCGTAAAGCATGGCGCGTATTTTTTACAGCTTCTTTTTTGGTTTCCGTACCAGTATTTTTTCAAGCTCCAATAGTCAGACTGTTTCCTAAGGTTAGCCTGCTGTTGACTCTGTTTTGGGTGGGACTAGGATGGTATTTGTGGGAACGACCTCAAAGCCGCTGGTGGGGTGATATTATCTTAGGCTTTAGCTGGAGTTGGCTGGCTGGTTCAATTTATTGGGGTTGGTTGAGGTCTGAACCTTTAATTCATCTTCCAATTGAATCTATTGGTCTACCTTTTGCCCTCTGGTGTATTTGGCGCGGTTGGGGAAAAATTGGTAATTTCTTTTATCTTGGCTCGTTGCTGGGTACAGCTATTACCGATTTGTACTTTTATCTGGTTGAGGTAATTCCTTACTGGCGCGAGTTAATGACTGTCGATCTAGATCCTGCTTTGGCTTCGCCAATATTTAAAGCCGCCTTGACTCAAGTTCAAACTTTTTGGGGTATTAGTTGGGCAATTGTTTTGGTTAATATTTTATTAGCGGTTAGCTGGTGGTCTTTGAAAAAAACCGAGCTACACTGGTGGGCGTTTGCTGGGGCAGTTTTAAGCACAATTTTAGTCGATAGTTTATTTTGGATTGCAGCCTATTTCGCTTAA
- a CDS encoding ABC transporter ATP-binding protein — translation MKNRSYWQLIPFIRPQSLIIVWAFVCTLIFTVFWPIKAWLAGEVSQYIGKGDPGSIARLAGLTAIVFLLQGVAQYGQDSLMAKAALNITLDLRKSVYSHLQKLSLNYFEKAKTGDLTYRLTEDIDRIGEVINQFFHDFVPCILQLVVVLGYMLWLNWQLTIATLILAPVMGLIIGAFGEKLLQYSRRSQNRISNLSALLTEVLGGIRLVQAFAAESYELERFSHEAEANRQAKYQAEKAKAFQFVVVGFLLVMTVLFIFFLGGWQISLGNLTGKDFVSYITGVALLIDPITHTTSNYNSFKEGQASVDKIFELLTIKPAVIETEKAIALQSVTGKVEYAAVSFSYQKGIPVINNLSLLAYPGETIALVGSSGAGKSTLVNLLPRFYNADCGQIFIDGVNIQDVTLKSLRQQIGIVPQENTLFSGTIAQNIAFGKSNFAYKDIKAAAKIANAHQFISELSQGYFTYVGERGVNLSGGQRQRIAIARAILLDPRILILDEATSALDSESEALVQEALERIMQDRTVFVIAHRLATVRRADRILVLEKGQIVESGSHQELLDKNGVYARFYARQFQDEKLSSRTINEMR, via the coding sequence TTGAAGAATCGTAGCTACTGGCAACTCATACCGTTTATTCGTCCGCAAAGTCTAATCATAGTCTGGGCTTTTGTCTGTACTCTCATATTTACAGTATTCTGGCCGATTAAAGCATGGTTGGCAGGAGAAGTAAGTCAATACATTGGCAAAGGAGATCCTGGTAGTATTGCTCGACTAGCAGGATTAACTGCGATTGTTTTTCTCCTACAGGGCGTTGCTCAATACGGACAAGATTCATTGATGGCGAAAGCGGCTCTCAACATCACCTTAGACCTGCGAAAGTCTGTTTATAGCCATTTACAAAAGCTAAGTTTAAACTACTTTGAAAAAGCTAAAACAGGAGATCTGACTTATCGTTTAACCGAAGACATCGATCGCATTGGGGAAGTAATTAATCAGTTTTTTCATGATTTTGTTCCCTGTATTTTGCAGTTAGTTGTGGTGCTGGGCTATATGCTTTGGCTTAATTGGCAGTTGACGATCGCAACTTTGATCTTAGCTCCAGTAATGGGATTAATTATTGGGGCGTTTGGCGAAAAGTTATTGCAATATTCACGGCGTAGTCAAAACCGCATTTCTAATTTATCTGCTTTGTTAACCGAGGTATTGGGAGGTATTCGCTTAGTCCAGGCTTTTGCCGCCGAAAGTTATGAGCTGGAACGTTTTAGTCATGAAGCAGAAGCTAACCGACAGGCTAAATATCAGGCAGAGAAGGCAAAAGCATTTCAATTTGTGGTGGTCGGTTTTTTGTTGGTAATGACCGTATTATTTATTTTTTTCTTAGGCGGTTGGCAGATTTCCTTGGGTAATCTTACAGGAAAAGATTTTGTGAGCTATATCACGGGGGTAGCACTATTAATCGATCCGATTACTCATACCACAAGTAATTATAATAGTTTCAAAGAAGGACAAGCTTCAGTAGATAAGATTTTTGAATTATTGACAATTAAACCAGCGGTAATCGAAACAGAAAAGGCGATCGCTTTACAGTCAGTAACGGGTAAAGTTGAATATGCTGCTGTTAGCTTTAGCTATCAAAAAGGCATTCCTGTAATTAATAATTTAAGCCTGCTAGCTTACCCTGGAGAAACTATTGCCTTAGTCGGTTCTTCAGGAGCTGGGAAATCTACTTTAGTAAATTTATTGCCTCGTTTTTATAATGCAGATTGTGGGCAAATTTTTATAGATGGTGTCAATATACAAGATGTTACGCTCAAAAGCTTGCGTCAACAAATAGGAATTGTTCCGCAAGAAAATACCTTATTTTCTGGTACGATTGCTCAGAATATTGCTTTTGGAAAAAGCAATTTCGCTTACAAAGATATTAAAGCCGCTGCTAAAATTGCTAATGCACATCAGTTTATTAGCGAACTGTCCCAAGGCTATTTTACTTATGTGGGAGAAAGAGGAGTCAATTTATCAGGAGGACAAAGACAGAGAATTGCGATCGCCCGTGCTATTTTACTCGATCCTCGAATCCTAATTTTAGATGAAGCCACCTCAGCTTTAGACTCAGAATCTGAAGCCTTAGTACAGGAAGCTTTAGAAAGAATTATGCAGGATCGTACCGTGTTTGTCATTGCCCACCGTTTAGCTACCGTACGACGAGCAGATCGCATTTTAGTCTTAGAGAAAGGGCAAATAGTTGAGTCAGGAAGTCATCAAGAATTGCTAGATAAAAATGGCGTATACGCTAGATTTTATGCCCGACAATTTCAAGATGAAAAACTAAGTAGCAGAACAATAAATGAAATGCGCTAA
- the rbsK gene encoding ribokinase — protein MTVVVLGSINLDLTIEVSHLPVKGETVIGDRFFSAAGGKAANQAVAIAKLGTAVSLVGQIGDDSFGKTLIEGLQTAGVNTSGIIVNPHTYSGIASIVVDRQGANTISCAAGANNLVRDKEIEQFKILLPKAKIALLELGIPLATVLTAAREAKAHDCLLILDPAPITSNLPEELYSLVDIITPNEIEASQLVGFTVDGVTTAKQAASFLHQMGVKNVIVTLGSQGSIYSNEAEDFWIKPIAVPVVDTVAAGDAFNGALAVALASGKSIKEAVQWATVAGALAVTKNGAQSSLPNLNSFQQLLNRQVPLD, from the coding sequence ATGACCGTAGTTGTCTTGGGCAGTATTAATTTAGATTTGACGATCGAGGTTTCTCATTTACCTGTAAAGGGAGAAACGGTAATTGGCGATCGCTTCTTTTCGGCTGCTGGAGGAAAAGCTGCCAACCAAGCGGTGGCGATCGCTAAACTAGGTACAGCCGTGAGTTTGGTTGGTCAAATTGGTGACGATAGCTTTGGTAAAACTTTGATCGAAGGTTTACAAACGGCGGGGGTGAATACCAGCGGAATTATCGTAAACCCTCATACTTATTCAGGTATTGCCTCGATTGTAGTCGATCGCCAAGGTGCAAACACAATTTCTTGTGCGGCAGGAGCAAATAATTTAGTTAGAGATAAAGAAATAGAGCAATTTAAGATTTTACTTCCCAAAGCTAAAATCGCGCTGTTAGAACTAGGTATTCCCCTTGCCACAGTTTTAACCGCGGCTAGAGAAGCGAAAGCTCATGATTGTTTACTAATACTCGATCCTGCTCCAATTACCTCAAATCTACCCGAAGAGCTATACAGCTTAGTAGATATTATTACACCCAACGAGATTGAAGCCAGTCAACTAGTAGGCTTTACTGTCGATGGTGTCACTACTGCTAAACAAGCAGCTTCTTTTTTACACCAGATGGGAGTTAAAAACGTCATTGTTACTTTAGGAAGCCAAGGCTCAATCTATAGTAACGAAGCAGAAGATTTTTGGATCAAACCTATTGCTGTACCTGTTGTAGATACCGTAGCTGCTGGCGATGCTTTTAATGGTGCTTTGGCAGTTGCTTTAGCATCAGGCAAATCTATTAAGGAAGCGGTACAGTGGGCGACAGTAGCAGGGGCTTTGGCTGTGACTAAAAATGGCGCACAATCATCTTTGCCTAACCTAAATAGTTTTCAGCAGTTACTAAATCGACAAGTACCATTAGACTAA
- a CDS encoding N-acetyltransferase, with the protein MSKEPKIKGERDRQIINNLTIRAEELPDYSKIALVNNLAFEQENEAQLIDKIRHSDRYIPELSLVAVLDEKIIGHIIFSYIDLIAQEVTQVLALAPVAVLPEYQNKGIGSLLIQTGLEIADKILAPIVIVLGDAKFYARFGFKPASDYGIQSPFDVPNEYFMVKFLTQDSKNYRGKIRCPLAFNNV; encoded by the coding sequence ATGAGCAAAGAACCAAAAATAAAAGGCGAGCGCGATCGTCAAATAATCAATAATTTAACAATACGTGCTGAAGAATTACCAGATTATTCCAAGATAGCTTTGGTTAACAACTTAGCATTTGAACAAGAGAATGAAGCACAACTAATAGACAAAATCAGACACAGCGATCGCTATATTCCAGAACTATCTTTAGTAGCGGTATTAGACGAGAAAATAATTGGTCATATTATATTTAGCTACATAGATCTAATTGCCCAAGAAGTTACTCAAGTATTAGCCTTAGCACCAGTGGCAGTGTTACCAGAATATCAAAATAAAGGAATAGGCAGCTTATTAATTCAAACTGGTTTAGAAATAGCTGACAAAATATTAGCACCAATAGTTATAGTTTTAGGTGATGCTAAATTTTATGCTCGATTTGGATTTAAACCCGCAAGTGATTATGGGATTCAATCACCCTTTGATGTACCTAATGAATATTTTATGGTGAAATTTTTAACCCAAGATAGTAAAAATTATCGAGGGAAAATCAGATGTCCTTTAGCTTTTAACAATGTCTAA
- a CDS encoding IS1 family transposase: MCNRAVEKKHLTLRTRIKRLQRKTICLSKITQMHDLVIGL, from the coding sequence ATGTGTAATCGCGCTGTTGAGAAAAAGCATTTGACCTTAAGAACCAGAATTAAAAGATTACAGCGAAAAACTATCTGTTTGTCTAAAATAACTCAGATGCACGATTTAGTAATTGGTTTGTAG
- a CDS encoding serine protease — translation MPTVIICGGVWQQPVQTQAVPSYVLPDDTYSQDIYELAQSSTVRIIYDNAAGTGVIIYQAGQTYTVLTNWHVVGTDNVFQVMTADGQIHQLLQPPQQLGNFDLAIVQFQSLENYQVATVASDNLKVGEKVYAAGFPLYEQNDSSVNTISLGTQAFRLTQGEISLIPPKSLPEGYHLGYTNNTEIGMSGGPIFNTKGFLVGVHGRGKYRDPDFGVYTFEDGSEPTPEMLETMINSSWGIPISTYLQFTSQASQN, via the coding sequence TTGCCTACTGTCATAATTTGTGGAGGTGTTTGGCAACAACCCGTACAAACCCAAGCAGTACCGAGTTACGTTCTTCCTGACGATACCTATAGTCAAGATATTTATGAATTAGCACAGTCTAGCACTGTCAGAATTATTTATGATAATGCTGCTGGAACGGGGGTCATTATTTATCAAGCAGGACAAACATATACTGTTCTTACTAACTGGCACGTTGTAGGGACTGATAATGTTTTTCAAGTTATGACTGCTGACGGTCAAATACATCAATTATTGCAACCTCCACAACAGCTAGGTAATTTTGATTTGGCTATTGTCCAGTTTCAAAGTCTTGAGAATTATCAAGTAGCTACCGTTGCTTCTGATAATCTAAAAGTAGGAGAAAAAGTATATGCAGCGGGTTTCCCTCTCTACGAACAAAATGATAGTTCGGTTAATACCATTTCCTTGGGAACTCAAGCATTCAGACTGACTCAAGGGGAAATATCTTTAATTCCGCCTAAGTCATTACCAGAGGGGTATCACTTAGGATATACCAATAATACAGAAATAGGCATGAGTGGAGGACCTATTTTTAATACCAAGGGTTTTTTGGTCGGGGTTCATGGTCGAGGTAAGTATCGTGACCCCGATTTTGGTGTATACACTTTTGAAGATGGTAGCGAACCAACGCCCGAAATGCTGGAAACCATGATTAACTCTAGCTGGGGAATTCCCATTTCAACTTATTTACAATTTACTTCCCAAGCATCACAAAACTAA
- a CDS encoding alpha-L-fucosidase, with protein sequence MNWFESARLGMFVHWGHSSTKGWELSWPLVGGVFSLPYCQDVAVAEYHQNAENFNPTAYNPRQWATLAKSLGVQYVILTTKHHDGFALFPTATSNFCYAMGERPDLVKQFVEAMREAGLRVGFYFSLIDWHHPDYPAFTEADKPYRFDKLPQPTPQQWSRFTEVMFEQIQELLTNYGRIDIIWFDGSWERTPEQWRSSELGQMIRQLQPDILINDRLPGQGDFATPEQFVPPQSPNGLWEVCLTMNESWGYNTADNNYKSARALVHTLCEIAGKGGNLLLNISPMGDGSIPPAQQERLSAVAEWMSRYGASILNTRSGLEPWQFYGSSTRQDNFYYLHLLMKPYETISVRGIPIKQVKSVKVVGSNEPLTYSTRCSILDELTQPNPKGELTISVPESVIDPLATAIAIELATS encoded by the coding sequence ATGAATTGGTTTGAATCTGCACGATTGGGTATGTTCGTTCACTGGGGACACAGTTCCACAAAAGGATGGGAGTTATCCTGGCCTTTGGTTGGTGGTGTATTCAGCCTTCCTTATTGTCAAGATGTGGCAGTTGCCGAGTATCATCAAAATGCCGAGAATTTCAATCCTACCGCTTATAATCCCCGACAGTGGGCAACCCTGGCTAAAAGTTTAGGGGTACAGTATGTCATCTTAACCACCAAGCATCACGATGGTTTTGCTCTTTTTCCCACTGCAACCAGTAACTTTTGCTATGCTATGGGCGAACGACCAGACCTAGTTAAACAGTTCGTCGAGGCAATGCGTGAAGCTGGCTTAAGAGTAGGTTTTTATTTTTCCCTAATCGACTGGCATCATCCCGACTATCCCGCCTTTACCGAAGCCGATAAGCCCTATCGTTTTGACAAGCTGCCTCAACCCACACCGCAGCAATGGTCGCGTTTTACTGAGGTAATGTTTGAGCAAATACAAGAACTGCTAACTAACTATGGTCGCATAGATATCATTTGGTTTGATGGTAGCTGGGAACGTACCCCCGAACAATGGCGTAGTTCGGAATTAGGGCAAATGATTCGACAGCTACAGCCAGACATTCTGATCAACGACCGCCTGCCAGGACAGGGAGACTTTGCTACCCCAGAACAGTTCGTACCGCCTCAGTCCCCCAATGGTCTTTGGGAAGTATGTTTGACGATGAACGAAAGCTGGGGTTATAATACTGCCGACAACAACTACAAATCAGCCAGAGCTTTGGTACATACCCTTTGCGAAATAGCTGGCAAAGGAGGAAATTTACTGCTCAACATTAGTCCGATGGGTGACGGTTCAATTCCACCAGCCCAACAAGAGCGTTTATCAGCCGTTGCTGAATGGATGTCGCGCTATGGAGCGAGCATTCTTAACACTCGCTCGGGACTAGAACCCTGGCAGTTTTATGGTTCATCAACTCGCCAGGACAATTTTTACTATTTACACTTGTTAATGAAACCTTACGAAACCATTTCGGTACGCGGTATTCCCATCAAGCAAGTAAAATCAGTTAAAGTCGTCGGAAGTAACGAACCTCTAACTTATAGCACTCGCTGTTCGATCTTAGATGAGCTTACCCAACCCAATCCAAAGGGGGAATTAACAATTAGCGTTCCCGAATCGGTTATCGACCCTTTAGCTACTGCAATCGCCATAGAATTAGCGACCTCTTGA
- a CDS encoding ABC transporter permease, with amino-acid sequence MAQSNNAIARSPLSQLQNILYSETTLYILKRLFQAVLTLLLASALCFAIVEIAPGDYLDTLRENPQITPERINELTEQFGLDQPAMVQYFRWLWRVITRFDFGESFVYFRSVSSLLIERIPATLALAIASIVLTWAIAIPLGILSAVKQNSRVDQVLRVLSYFGQGFPSFITALIFLIIAQFLSPLFPVGGMTIINHEELSPLGKILDIAWHMVLPTIALSITSFAGLQRLTRGQLLDVLRQDYIQTARAKGLPENKVIYVHALRNAINPLITLLGFEFASLLGGSFIAEFFFNWPGLGRLTLQAVQAQDKYLVMASLMMGATMLIIGNLLADLLLKAVDPKIKLADLK; translated from the coding sequence ATGGCTCAAAGTAACAATGCGATCGCGCGATCGCCATTATCTCAGCTTCAAAATATTCTCTATAGTGAAACTACTCTATACATTCTCAAGAGATTATTCCAGGCTGTATTAACTCTACTTTTGGCTTCTGCTCTTTGTTTTGCCATTGTCGAAATAGCACCAGGAGACTATCTTGATACCCTCAGAGAAAACCCTCAGATTACCCCCGAACGGATTAACGAGCTAACCGAACAGTTTGGCTTAGATCAGCCAGCCATGGTTCAATATTTTCGCTGGCTGTGGCGAGTAATTACTCGGTTTGATTTCGGCGAAAGCTTCGTTTACTTTCGTTCCGTTTCTTCGCTACTGATCGAAAGGATTCCTGCCACCCTAGCTTTAGCGATCGCTTCGATCGTGCTGACTTGGGCGATCGCCATTCCTTTGGGGATTCTCAGCGCAGTCAAGCAAAATAGTCGTGTCGATCAAGTTCTGCGAGTGCTGAGTTATTTTGGACAAGGATTTCCCAGCTTTATTACCGCCCTAATCTTTTTAATTATTGCTCAGTTTTTGTCTCCTCTTTTTCCCGTAGGTGGCATGACTATTATCAATCATGAAGAGCTATCGCCTCTGGGTAAGATACTCGATATTGCCTGGCATATGGTGTTGCCTACCATAGCTTTGAGTATTACTAGTTTCGCGGGATTGCAGCGTTTAACCAGAGGTCAACTGCTAGATGTACTGCGTCAAGACTATATTCAAACCGCTCGTGCCAAGGGTTTGCCAGAAAACAAAGTTATTTATGTTCACGCACTGCGCAATGCCATTAATCCTCTAATCACTTTGTTAGGTTTTGAATTTGCCAGCTTGCTCGGTGGTTCGTTTATCGCTGAATTTTTCTTTAATTGGCCAGGCTTGGGACGTTTAACTTTGCAGGCAGTTCAAGCTCAAGATAAATATCTAGTTATGGCAAGTCTGATGATGGGAGCAACTATGTTGATTATCGGTAACTTGCTGGCGGATTTGCTCTTAAAAGCGGTTGACCCCAAAATTAAATTGGCAGATCTCAAGTAG
- a CDS encoding COP23 domain-containing protein: MKRKASLIYIVMASCLGAISLPSLAQFPNPTQNPVPTAQPVTTSASTPQSGFFCDTSGKVPTTMYKSRQGNSEPWIQWVSDHFSGSGWSPDTRCKEVSSRLETYRKDKKLKYVTLGTVNNQSVICVASKDQGPCEGIIYTLKPGQDGIQALNNLFAWRQGEQGLESNYESVIAIPYINVGTRLDKTTAEATSEPKTGTTKKTAPQQVTPDKYREL, translated from the coding sequence ATGAAACGTAAAGCAAGCTTGATTTATATTGTTATGGCAAGTTGTCTGGGCGCGATCTCTCTACCTAGTCTGGCTCAATTTCCTAATCCTACTCAAAACCCCGTGCCGACAGCCCAACCAGTAACAACTTCTGCTTCAACACCCCAGTCTGGCTTTTTTTGCGATACTAGTGGAAAAGTTCCGACAACTATGTATAAAAGTAGACAAGGAAATTCAGAACCCTGGATTCAGTGGGTCAGCGATCATTTTTCTGGTTCTGGATGGAGTCCAGATACACGTTGCAAAGAGGTCAGCTCTCGCTTGGAAACCTACCGCAAGGACAAGAAACTAAAATATGTGACTTTAGGCACGGTTAATAATCAATCAGTCATTTGTGTTGCTAGCAAAGATCAAGGACCATGTGAAGGAATTATCTACACTCTTAAGCCTGGTCAAGACGGAATACAAGCGTTAAATAATCTCTTTGCTTGGCGTCAAGGAGAGCAAGGCTTGGAGTCAAATTACGAATCAGTTATAGCAATTCCCTATATTAATGTAGGAACAAGACTAGATAAAACCACAGCCGAAGCAACATCAGAACCCAAAACTGGCACAACTAAAAAAACTGCACCGCAACAAGTAACTCCCGACAAATATAGAGAGTTATAA
- a CDS encoding alpha-D-ribose 1-methylphosphonate 5-triphosphate diphosphatase — MQEQIYTNYRLLLPTEEVLGTIAVKDGIILDIQPGIVSQGQDGNGNYLVPGLIELHTDNLEKCISPRPGVRWNLAAAAVNHDRDLISSGITTVCDAIAIGDVTPRDDSLRLHHYAPMIEAIAQGQAAGRFSADHWLHLRCELGYEHLYDIIEPLAQHPLLALISLMDHTPGQRQFVNTEKYKQYYVGKHGIPVEKMEEFIKMRLNNQRQYAVENRQALVKMTTEKGISLASHDDATVDHVRDAIAEGVVLAEFPTTIDAAQEAHSNGLLVLMGAPNLVLGGSHSGNVSAIELVKLGLVDIISSDYVPRSLLQSAFIITQQSNQPLYQAIKLVTLNSAKAINLDRQIGSLEVGKVADFITVHDDKIVPRILEVYKQGDRVA, encoded by the coding sequence ATGCAGGAACAAATCTATACAAATTACCGCTTGCTCTTACCTACAGAAGAAGTATTAGGCACGATCGCAGTTAAAGATGGCATCATCTTAGATATACAACCAGGGATAGTATCCCAAGGGCAAGATGGCAATGGTAACTATCTTGTACCTGGATTAATTGAACTTCATACCGATAACTTAGAAAAGTGTATTTCTCCTCGCCCTGGAGTCAGGTGGAATTTAGCTGCTGCCGCAGTCAATCACGATCGCGATTTAATCAGTTCGGGTATTACTACAGTATGTGATGCGATCGCGATTGGTGATGTTACCCCCAGAGACGATTCTTTGAGGTTACATCATTATGCACCAATGATCGAGGCGATCGCCCAAGGACAAGCAGCAGGAAGGTTTAGTGCCGATCATTGGCTACACTTGCGGTGTGAATTAGGTTACGAACATCTTTACGACATCATTGAACCCTTAGCACAGCATCCTTTACTAGCACTGATATCTTTGATGGATCATACTCCTGGTCAACGTCAGTTCGTCAATACTGAGAAGTACAAACAATATTACGTCGGTAAGCATGGAATACCAGTTGAGAAGATGGAAGAGTTTATCAAGATGCGTCTAAACAACCAGAGACAATATGCGGTTGAAAACCGACAGGCGTTAGTAAAAATGACGACAGAAAAAGGAATATCTCTAGCTAGTCATGATGATGCGACAGTGGATCATGTACGAGATGCGATCGCCGAGGGAGTCGTTTTGGCTGAATTTCCCACTACGATTGATGCAGCCCAAGAAGCACACAGCAACGGTTTATTAGTGCTTATGGGTGCGCCAAATCTGGTTTTGGGTGGTTCGCATTCTGGTAATGTTTCGGCAATAGAACTAGTGAAATTGGGTCTAGTTGATATTATTTCATCTGATTATGTTCCTAGAAGTTTATTACAATCAGCATTTATTATCACTCAACAAAGTAATCAACCACTGTATCAAGCGATTAAGCTGGTTACGCTCAATTCAGCTAAAGCGATTAATTTAGATCGGCAAATTGGTAGTTTAGAAGTTGGGAAGGTAGCCGATTTTATCACAGTGCATGACGATAAAATTGTCCCCAGAATTTTAGAAGTATATAAACAAGGCGATCGCGTTGCTTAA
- a CDS encoding IS1-like element transposase, which yields MANHLKENNAIVRSNSQCSGCTFSLDYEQNGNKPQVRGKITQMAVNGSGIRDLARLLSVSTHIVMKTLKKTPLNRKRQSPMVREFWFARASCRS from the coding sequence ATGGCAAATCATCTCAAGGAAAACAACGCTATCGTAAGGAGCAATAGTCAATGTTCTGGTTGTACTTTTAGCTTAGATTACGAACAAAACGGTAACAAGCCACAAGTCAGAGGAAAAATTACGCAAATGGCAGTCAATGGTAGTGGTATACGCGATCTAGCTAGATTACTCTCAGTAAGTACCCATATAGTCATGAAGACACTGAAAAAAACACCCCTTAATAGAAAACGTCAATCACCAATGGTGAGAGAATTTTGGTTCGCCAGAGCTAGTTGTCGAAGTTGA
- a CDS encoding PRC-barrel domain-containing protein → MTIENIHLRSEFINTQVIARNSGKRLGVVKEVLVDIDRREVVALGLRDNLLSVSGIPKYMYLESIRQTGDVILVDDENAIEDIDIEIYSKLINCEVITEAGEPLGKVRDFQFDAENGAVNSIVIASLGIPQIPEQFISTYELSIEEVVSSGPNRLIVFEGSEERIQQISVGLLERLGIGRPPWENDREEYYPQTIKAENQLPTGIPIRPPISTTVDTREPVLEERWDEDEWQEARVAPPPMRQQAEAIPYEEEYEENNWEDVEPEVYKAQVYDAPPVKEYEYEKATTEDVWDDDIKPEPYNPPPVNIPEKQKAPEYEEEPG, encoded by the coding sequence ATGACAATTGAAAACATACATCTACGTTCTGAATTTATTAACACTCAAGTGATTGCGCGCAATAGTGGCAAGAGATTGGGGGTGGTAAAAGAGGTTTTGGTAGATATAGACCGTAGAGAAGTGGTAGCTTTGGGACTACGAGATAACTTACTTTCGGTGTCTGGTATACCAAAATATATGTATCTCGAGAGCATTCGTCAAACTGGAGATGTAATTTTAGTAGACGATGAGAATGCCATCGAAGATATCGATATCGAAATATATAGCAAGCTGATCAATTGCGAGGTTATTACCGAAGCTGGAGAACCTTTGGGCAAAGTTAGGGACTTTCAATTTGATGCCGAAAATGGTGCAGTCAACTCGATCGTAATTGCTTCTTTGGGGATACCGCAAATCCCCGAACAGTTCATTAGTACCTATGAATTATCTATTGAAGAAGTAGTTAGTAGTGGTCCAAATCGCCTAATTGTTTTTGAAGGCTCGGAAGAACGTATCCAGCAAATCTCTGTTGGACTTTTGGAACGCCTTGGTATTGGTCGTCCACCTTGGGAAAACGATCGCGAGGAATATTATCCTCAAACTATTAAAGCCGAAAATCAGCTACCAACAGGAATTCCTATTCGTCCGCCAATATCTACGACCGTAGATACTAGAGAGCCTGTATTAGAGGAACGCTGGGATGAGGATGAATGGCAAGAAGCTCGCGTTGCACCGCCTCCGATGAGACAACAGGCAGAAGCAATTCCTTATGAGGAAGAATACGAAGAAAACAACTGGGAAGACGTTGAACCAGAGGTATATAAAGCACAGGTATACGACGCTCCTCCAGTGAAAGAGTATGAATATGAGAAAGCAACTACAGAAGATGTCTGGGATGACGATATCAAACCCGAGCCTTATAACCCTCCTCCAGTAAATATTCCTGAGAAGCAAAAAGCTCCTGAATATGAAGAAGAACCAGGCTAA